In one Pseudomonas hydrolytica genomic region, the following are encoded:
- the gltA gene encoding citrate synthase produces the protein MADKKAQLIIEGNAPVELPVLTGTVGPDVIDVRSLTATGRFTFDPGFMSTASCESKITYIDGDKGILLHRGYPIEQLAEQSDYLETCYLLLNGELPSKEEKAKFVSTIKNHTMVHEQLKTFFNGFRRDAHPMAIMCGVVGALSAFYHDSLDINNPQHREVSAMRLVAKMPTIAAMTYKYSMGQPMMYPRNDLNYAENFLHMMFNTPCEIKPISPVLAKAMDKIFILHADHEQNASTSTVRLAGSSGANPFACIAAGIAALWGPAHGGANEAVLTMLDEIGSVDNIDKYVAKAKDKNDPFKLMGFGHRVYKNFDPRAKVMKQTCDEVLAELGINDPQLELAMKLEEIARNDPYFKERNLYPNVDFYSGIILKAIGIPTSMFTVIFALARTVGWISHWKEMLSGPYKIGRPRQLYTGYEQRDLPADRG, from the coding sequence ATGGCTGACAAAAAAGCGCAGTTGATCATCGAGGGCAATGCCCCCGTCGAACTGCCCGTTCTGACCGGCACTGTTGGTCCCGATGTAATAGATGTGCGGAGCCTGACCGCCACGGGTCGGTTCACCTTTGATCCTGGTTTCATGTCGACCGCCTCTTGCGAGTCGAAGATCACCTATATCGACGGCGACAAGGGCATCCTGCTTCACCGCGGCTACCCCATCGAGCAGCTCGCCGAGCAATCCGACTACCTGGAAACCTGCTACCTGCTGCTCAATGGCGAACTGCCGAGCAAGGAAGAGAAGGCCAAGTTCGTCAGCACCATCAAGAACCACACCATGGTTCACGAGCAGCTGAAGACCTTCTTCAACGGCTTCCGCCGTGACGCCCACCCGATGGCCATCATGTGTGGCGTGGTCGGCGCCCTGTCCGCCTTCTATCACGACTCGCTGGACATCAATAACCCGCAGCACCGCGAAGTCTCGGCCATGCGCCTGGTGGCCAAGATGCCGACCATCGCCGCCATGACCTACAAGTACTCCATGGGCCAGCCCATGATGTACCCGCGTAACGACCTGAACTACGCGGAAAACTTCCTGCACATGATGTTCAACACCCCGTGCGAGATCAAACCGATCAGCCCGGTACTGGCCAAGGCGATGGACAAGATCTTCATCCTCCACGCCGACCACGAGCAGAACGCCTCCACCTCCACCGTACGTCTGGCTGGCTCTTCGGGCGCCAACCCGTTCGCCTGCATCGCAGCCGGCATCGCCGCCCTCTGGGGCCCGGCGCACGGCGGCGCCAACGAAGCGGTGCTGACCATGCTCGACGAGATCGGTAGCGTGGACAACATCGACAAGTACGTGGCCAAGGCCAAGGACAAGAACGATCCGTTCAAGCTGATGGGCTTCGGCCACCGCGTGTACAAGAACTTCGACCCGCGCGCCAAGGTGATGAAGCAGACCTGCGACGAGGTACTGGCCGAGCTGGGCATCAACGACCCGCAGCTGGAACTGGCGATGAAGCTGGAAGAGATCGCGCGCAACGATCCTTACTTCAAGGAGCGCAACCTCTACCCGAACGTGGACTTCTACTCGGGCATCATCCTCAAGGCCATCGGCATTCCGACCTCGATGTTCACCGTGATCTTCGCCCTGGCACGCACCGTGGGCTGGATCTCGCACTGGAAGGAAATGCTCTCCGGCCCGTACAAGATCGGCCGTCCGCGCCAGCTGTACACCGGCTACGAGCAGCGTGACCTGCCGGCCGACCGCGGCTGA
- a CDS encoding START domain-containing protein, which yields MQIVRFSALLMTLCAVSVQAADRQWQLAREEDGIRVYLADVPGSKYKAYRGVVTVKSDLPGLLAVQEDVAGSCAWIYSCQQQRLLKSEGEVSELYTRFEMPWPVKARDSIIEVTTHTESDGSVTRQLKAVPGRLPEEGGFVRVQRVDGQWRLKPLEGDRVEVTYEAHTEPGGSVPSWLANSFVVDAPLQTLKGLRAQVEGG from the coding sequence ATGCAGATAGTGCGTTTTTCCGCTTTGCTCATGACGCTCTGTGCGGTCAGCGTCCAGGCGGCCGACAGGCAATGGCAGCTGGCGCGCGAGGAGGACGGTATACGGGTGTATCTGGCCGATGTGCCGGGCTCCAAGTACAAGGCCTACCGTGGCGTGGTCACGGTGAAGAGCGATCTGCCCGGTTTGCTGGCCGTGCAGGAAGACGTCGCCGGGTCCTGCGCCTGGATCTACAGCTGCCAGCAGCAGCGGCTTTTGAAAAGCGAGGGCGAGGTCAGCGAGCTGTACACCCGTTTCGAGATGCCCTGGCCGGTCAAGGCGCGGGATTCGATAATCGAAGTCACCACCCATACCGAATCCGATGGCAGCGTCACGCGCCAGCTCAAGGCCGTGCCAGGGCGCTTGCCGGAGGAGGGCGGCTTCGTGCGGGTGCAGCGCGTCGATGGCCAGTGGCGTCTTAAGCCGCTGGAGGGTGATCGCGTGGAAGTCACCTACGAGGCGCATACCGAGCCGGGCGGCAGCGTGCCTTCATGGCTGGCCAACAGTTTTGTCGTCGATGCCCCGCTGCAGACCCTCAAGGGGTTGCGTGCGCAGGTCGAGGGTGGCTGA
- the lpdA gene encoding dihydrolipoyl dehydrogenase, which yields MTQKFDVVVIGAGPGGYVAAIKAAQLGLKTACIEKYQGKDGKIALGGTCLNVGCIPSKALLDSSWKYHEAKEGFAVHGIEAKGVTIDVPAMIGRKANIVKNLTGGIGALFKANGVTLLEGHGKLLAGKQVDVTGIDGKTQVVEGAHVIIASGSKPVEIPPAPVDQDVIVDSTGALEFQSVPKKLGVIGAGVIGLELGSVWARLGSEVTVLEAMDKFLAAADEQIAKEAQKTLTKQGLDIRLGARVTASEVKKKQVTVTFTDANGEQKMTFDKLIVAVGRRPVTTDLLAADSGVDLDERGFIFVNDQCETSVPGVYAIGDVVRGAMLAHKASEEGVMVAERIAGHKAQMNYDLIPSVIYTHPEIAWVGKTEQQLKAEGVAVNVGTFPFAASGRAMAANDTGGLVKVIADANTDRVLGVHVIGPSAAELVQQGAIGMEFGTSAEDLGMMVFSHPTLSEALHEAALAVNGGAIHIANRKKR from the coding sequence ATGACCCAGAAATTCGACGTGGTAGTCATCGGTGCCGGCCCTGGTGGCTACGTAGCCGCCATCAAAGCAGCGCAACTCGGTCTGAAGACTGCCTGCATCGAGAAGTACCAGGGCAAGGACGGCAAGATCGCCCTCGGCGGTACCTGCCTGAACGTCGGTTGCATTCCCTCCAAGGCGCTGCTGGACAGCTCCTGGAAGTACCATGAAGCGAAAGAAGGCTTCGCCGTACACGGTATCGAAGCCAAGGGCGTGACCATCGACGTGCCGGCGATGATCGGTCGCAAGGCCAACATCGTTAAGAACCTGACCGGCGGCATCGGCGCGCTGTTCAAGGCCAACGGTGTGACCCTGCTGGAAGGCCACGGCAAGCTGCTGGCCGGCAAGCAGGTTGACGTCACCGGTATCGACGGCAAGACCCAGGTGGTCGAAGGCGCTCATGTGATCATCGCCTCCGGCTCCAAGCCGGTCGAGATCCCGCCGGCACCGGTCGATCAGGACGTGATCGTCGACTCCACCGGCGCCCTGGAATTCCAGAGCGTACCGAAGAAGCTGGGCGTCATCGGCGCGGGCGTGATCGGTCTGGAACTGGGCTCGGTATGGGCTCGCCTGGGCTCGGAAGTGACCGTGCTGGAAGCCATGGACAAGTTCCTTGCCGCTGCCGATGAGCAGATCGCCAAGGAAGCCCAGAAGACCCTGACCAAGCAGGGCCTGGACATCCGCCTGGGCGCGCGCGTCACCGCCAGCGAAGTCAAGAAGAAGCAGGTTACCGTCACCTTCACCGACGCCAATGGCGAGCAGAAGATGACCTTCGACAAGCTGATCGTGGCCGTTGGCCGTCGCCCGGTGACCACCGATCTGCTGGCTGCCGACAGCGGCGTGGATCTGGACGAGCGTGGCTTCATCTTCGTCAACGACCAGTGCGAAACCAGCGTTCCGGGCGTATACGCCATCGGTGACGTGGTTCGCGGCGCCATGCTCGCGCACAAGGCCTCGGAAGAGGGCGTGATGGTTGCCGAGCGCATCGCCGGCCACAAGGCGCAGATGAACTACGACCTGATCCCGTCCGTGATCTACACCCACCCGGAAATCGCATGGGTCGGCAAGACCGAGCAGCAACTGAAGGCCGAAGGCGTTGCCGTCAACGTCGGTACCTTCCCGTTCGCCGCCAGCGGCCGCGCCATGGCTGCCAACGACACCGGTGGTCTGGTCAAGGTCATCGCTGACGCCAACACCGACCGCGTACTGGGCGTTCACGTGATCGGCCCAAGCGCTGCCGAACTGGTGCAGCAGGGCGCGATCGGCATGGAATTCGGCACCAGCGCCGAAGACCTGGGCATGATGGTCTTCTCCCACCCGACCCTGTCCGAGGCGCTGCACGAAGCGGCCCTGGCGGTCAACGGTGGCGCGATCCACATCGCCAACCGCAAGAAGCGCTAA
- the sdhD gene encoding succinate dehydrogenase, hydrophobic membrane anchor protein produces the protein MVTNVTNFSRSGLYDWMAQRVSAVVLAAYTLFLLGYVICNPGMGYAEWHGLFSNTAMRIFSLLALVALSVHAWVGMWTISTDYLTPMALGKWATGVRFLFQAVCGIAMFAMFVWGVQILWGF, from the coding sequence ATGGTAACTAATGTCACGAATTTCTCGCGTTCGGGCCTCTATGACTGGATGGCGCAACGCGTTTCTGCGGTCGTTCTCGCGGCTTACACGCTGTTTCTGCTGGGCTATGTGATCTGCAATCCGGGTATGGGTTATGCCGAATGGCACGGCCTGTTCTCCAATACCGCGATGCGCATCTTCAGCCTGCTGGCACTGGTAGCACTGAGCGTGCACGCCTGGGTCGGCATGTGGACCATCTCCACCGACTACCTGACGCCGATGGCGCTGGGCAAGTGGGCGACTGGTGTGCGTTTCCTGTTCCAGGCCGTGTGCGGCATCGCGATGTTCGCGATGTTCGTCTGGGGCGTGCAGATTCTGTGGGGTTTCTGA
- the sdhA gene encoding succinate dehydrogenase flavoprotein subunit yields MASIRTLSYDAIIVGGGGAGMRAALQLAQGGHKTAVVTKVFPTRSHTVSAQGGITCAIASADPNDDWRWHMYDTVKGSDYIGDQDAIEYMCSVGPEAVFELEHMGLPFSRTEQGRIYQRPFGGQSKGPDNPTQAARTCAAADRTGHALLHTLYQANLKAGTSFLNEWYAVDLVKNQDGAIVGIIAICIETGETVYIRSKAVVLATGGAGRIYASTTNALINTGDGVGMALRAGVPVQDIEMWQFHPTGIAGAGVLVTEGCRGEGGYLINAHGERFMERYAPNAKDLAGRDVVARSMVKEVIAGNGCGPNKDHVLLKLDHLGEEVLHSRLPGICELSKTFAHVDPVVAPVPVIPTCHYMMGGVATNIHGQAITQDANGNDKIIEGLFAVGEVACVSVHGANRLGGNSLLDLVVFGRAAGLHLEKALKEGVEVRGASETDIEQSLARLAGVNERSTGEEVAPLKRELQQCMQNYFGVFRTGEYMQKGIQQLADLRERIAKVKISDKSQAFNTARIEALELQNLLEVAEATAVAAEARKESRGAHAREDFEERDDQNWLCHSLYFPGEKRVAKRAVNFAPKTVPAFEPKVRTY; encoded by the coding sequence ATGGCTAGCATCCGTACTCTTTCCTATGACGCCATCATCGTAGGTGGCGGCGGCGCCGGCATGCGTGCTGCGCTGCAACTGGCCCAGGGCGGCCACAAGACTGCCGTGGTCACCAAGGTGTTCCCGACTCGTTCGCACACCGTTTCCGCTCAGGGTGGCATCACCTGCGCCATCGCTTCGGCCGACCCGAACGACGATTGGCGCTGGCACATGTACGATACCGTCAAGGGTTCCGACTACATCGGCGACCAGGACGCTATCGAATACATGTGTTCCGTCGGCCCGGAGGCCGTGTTCGAGCTCGAGCACATGGGGCTGCCGTTCTCCCGTACCGAGCAGGGCCGCATCTATCAGCGCCCGTTCGGCGGCCAGTCCAAGGGTCCGGACAATCCGACCCAGGCTGCCCGTACCTGCGCCGCTGCCGACCGTACCGGTCACGCGCTGCTGCACACCCTGTACCAGGCGAACCTGAAGGCTGGCACCTCGTTCCTCAACGAGTGGTATGCCGTTGACCTGGTGAAGAACCAGGACGGCGCCATCGTCGGCATCATCGCCATCTGCATCGAGACTGGCGAAACCGTCTACATCCGTTCCAAGGCCGTGGTGCTGGCCACTGGCGGTGCCGGTCGTATCTACGCCTCCACCACCAACGCCCTGATCAACACCGGCGACGGCGTGGGCATGGCCCTGCGTGCCGGCGTGCCGGTGCAGGACATCGAAATGTGGCAGTTCCACCCGACCGGTATCGCCGGCGCCGGTGTTCTGGTTACCGAAGGCTGCCGTGGCGAGGGTGGTTACCTGATCAACGCCCATGGCGAGCGCTTCATGGAGCGTTACGCCCCTAACGCCAAAGACCTGGCCGGCCGCGACGTGGTCGCCCGCTCCATGGTCAAGGAAGTGATCGCCGGCAACGGCTGTGGCCCGAACAAGGACCACGTACTGCTCAAGCTCGATCACCTCGGCGAAGAAGTGCTGCACAGCCGCCTGCCGGGCATCTGCGAACTGTCCAAGACCTTTGCCCACGTCGACCCTGTGGTCGCGCCGGTTCCGGTCATCCCGACCTGCCACTACATGATGGGCGGCGTTGCCACCAATATTCATGGTCAGGCCATCACCCAGGACGCCAACGGCAACGACAAGATCATCGAAGGTCTGTTCGCCGTGGGTGAAGTCGCCTGCGTATCGGTGCACGGTGCCAACCGTCTGGGCGGCAACTCGCTGCTGGACCTAGTGGTATTCGGCCGCGCTGCCGGTCTGCACCTGGAAAAAGCGCTCAAGGAAGGTGTCGAGGTGCGTGGCGCCAGCGAAACCGACATCGAGCAGTCGCTGGCCCGCCTGGCTGGCGTCAACGAGCGCAGCACCGGCGAAGAAGTCGCGCCGCTCAAGCGCGAGCTGCAACAGTGCATGCAGAACTACTTCGGTGTATTCCGTACCGGCGAATACATGCAGAAGGGCATCCAACAACTGGCCGACCTGCGCGAGCGTATCGCCAAGGTGAAGATCTCCGACAAGAGCCAGGCGTTCAACACTGCGCGTATCGAAGCGCTGGAACTGCAAAACCTGCTCGAAGTCGCCGAAGCGACCGCGGTCGCGGCCGAGGCTCGTAAAGAGTCCCGTGGCGCCCACGCTCGTGAAGACTTCGAAGAGCGCGATGACCAGAACTGGCTGTGCCACTCCCTGTACTTCCCAGGCGAGAAGCGCGTGGCCAAGCGTGCTGTCAACTTCGCGCCGAAGACCGTTCCGGCGTTTGAACCCAAGGTTCGGACTTATTAA
- a CDS encoding succinate dehydrogenase iron-sulfur subunit, with amino-acid sequence MLQVSVYRYNPEKDAAPFMQDFQIDTGGKDIMVLDVLALIKEQDEGFSYRRSCREGVCGSDGMNINGKNGLACITPLSAAGLKGGKLVIRPLPGLPVIRDLVVDMSIFYKQYEKVQPFLQNDTPAPAIERLQSPEEREKLDGLYECILCACCSTSCPSFWWNPDKFLGPAALLQAYRFLADSRDTKTAERLASLDDPFSVFRCRGIMNCVNVCPKGLNPTKAIGHVRNMLLQSGT; translated from the coding sequence ATGTTGCAAGTCAGTGTTTATCGCTACAACCCGGAGAAGGACGCGGCTCCGTTCATGCAGGACTTCCAGATCGACACCGGCGGCAAGGACATCATGGTCCTGGACGTGCTGGCGCTGATCAAGGAGCAGGACGAAGGTTTCTCCTATCGTCGCTCCTGCCGCGAGGGCGTATGCGGCTCCGACGGCATGAACATCAACGGCAAGAACGGCCTGGCCTGCATCACCCCGCTGTCTGCAGCGGGGCTGAAAGGTGGCAAGCTGGTGATTCGTCCGCTGCCGGGTCTGCCGGTCATTCGTGACCTGGTCGTCGACATGAGCATCTTCTACAAGCAGTACGAGAAGGTGCAGCCGTTCCTGCAGAACGACACGCCGGCTCCGGCCATCGAGCGTCTGCAGTCGCCGGAAGAGCGCGAGAAGCTCGACGGTCTGTACGAGTGCATCCTGTGCGCCTGCTGCTCGACCAGCTGCCCGTCGTTCTGGTGGAACCCGGACAAGTTCCTCGGTCCCGCTGCGCTGCTGCAGGCCTATCGTTTCCTGGCCGACAGCCGCGACACCAAGACCGCCGAGCGTCTGGCTTCGCTGGACGATCCGTTCAGCGTGTTCCGCTGCCGCGGCATCATGAACTGCGTCAACGTGTGCCCGAAGGGTCTGAACCCGACCAAGGCAATCGGCCACGTGCGCAACATGCTGCTGCAGAGCGGTACCTGA
- the odhB gene encoding 2-oxoglutarate dehydrogenase complex dihydrolipoyllysine-residue succinyltransferase: MAIEIKAPTFPESVADGTVATWHKKPGEAVKRDELIVDIETDKVVIEVLAEADGVLAEIIKNEGDTVLSNELLGKLTEGGAAAAAPAAAPAAAAAPAQAAAPAAAAGDDAILSPAARKLAEENGIDPNSIAGTGKGGRVTKEDVVAAVEAKKNAPAAAPAKPAAAPAAEAPVIATGDRTEKRVPMTRLRAKIAERLVEAQSSMAMLTTFNEVDMTEVMALRSKYKDLFEKSHNGVRLGFMSFFVKAATEALKRFPAVNASIDGNDIVYHGYADIGVAVSSDRGLVVPVLRNAELMSLAEIESGIATFGKKARDGKLSIEEMTGGTFTITNGGTFGSMMSTPIVNPPQAAILGMHNIIQRPMAINGQVVIRPMMYLALSYDHRLIDGKEAVTFLVTIKNLLEDPARLLLEI, translated from the coding sequence ATGGCTATCGAGATCAAAGCCCCAACCTTCCCGGAATCGGTTGCCGACGGCACCGTCGCTACCTGGCACAAGAAGCCGGGCGAAGCGGTCAAGCGCGATGAGCTGATCGTCGACATCGAAACCGACAAGGTGGTGATCGAAGTCCTGGCCGAGGCCGACGGCGTCCTGGCTGAAATCATCAAGAACGAAGGCGACACCGTTCTTTCCAACGAACTGCTGGGCAAGCTGACCGAAGGTGGCGCTGCCGCCGCTGCTCCGGCTGCCGCTCCGGCCGCTGCCGCCGCCCCGGCTCAGGCTGCTGCTCCGGCCGCCGCCGCTGGTGACGACGCCATCCTCTCGCCGGCCGCGCGCAAGCTGGCCGAAGAGAACGGCATCGACCCGAACAGCATCGCCGGCACCGGCAAGGGCGGCCGTGTGACCAAGGAAGACGTGGTCGCTGCCGTCGAAGCCAAGAAGAACGCTCCGGCTGCCGCACCGGCCAAGCCGGCCGCTGCTCCTGCCGCCGAAGCTCCGGTAATCGCCACCGGCGACCGTACCGAGAAGCGCGTGCCGATGACCCGCCTGCGCGCCAAGATCGCCGAGCGTCTGGTCGAGGCGCAGTCCTCCATGGCCATGCTGACCACCTTCAACGAAGTGGACATGACCGAAGTCATGGCCCTGCGCTCGAAGTACAAGGACCTGTTCGAGAAGTCCCACAATGGCGTGCGCCTGGGCTTCATGTCGTTCTTCGTCAAGGCCGCTACCGAGGCGCTGAAGCGCTTCCCGGCAGTCAACGCCTCGATCGACGGCAACGACATCGTTTACCACGGCTACGCCGACATCGGTGTTGCCGTGTCCAGCGACCGTGGCCTGGTGGTTCCGGTGCTGCGCAACGCCGAGCTGATGAGCCTGGCTGAAATCGAGAGCGGCATTGCCACCTTCGGCAAGAAGGCGCGCGACGGCAAGCTGTCGATCGAAGAAATGACTGGCGGTACCTTCACCATTACCAACGGCGGTACTTTCGGTTCGATGATGTCGACCCCGATCGTCAACCCGCCGCAGGCCGCGATCCTGGGTATGCACAACATCATCCAGCGCCCGATGGCGATCAATGGTCAGGTGGTGATCCGTCCGATGATGTATCTGGCGCTGTCTTACGACCACCGCCTGATCGATGGTAAGGAAGCCGTGACCTTCCTGGTGACCATCAAGAACTTGCTTGAAGATCCGGCTCGCCTGCTGCTGGAAATCTAA
- a CDS encoding 2-oxoglutarate dehydrogenase E1 component, translated as MQESVMQRMWDSAHLSGGNAAYVEELYELYLHDPNAVPEEWRTYFQKLPTDGSAATDVSHSTIRDHFVLLAKNSRRAQPVSAGAVSSEHEKKQVEVLRLIQAYRMRGHQAAQLDPLGLWVRTAPSDLSINHYGLTDADLDTTFRTGELYIGKEEATLREIRDALQQTYCRTIGAEFTHIVDSGQRNWFAQRLESVRGRPQFSPEVRAHILERVTAAEGLEKYLGTKYPGTKRFGLEGGESLIPLLDEIIQRSGSYGTKEVVIGMAHRGRLNVLVNTFGKNPRDLFDEFEGKKTEGLSSGDVKYHQGFSSNVMTPGGEVHLALAFNPSHLEIVSPVVEGSVRARQDRRNDATGDKVLPISIHGDAAFAGQGVVMETFQMSQTRGYKTGGTIHIVINNQVGFTTSRPEDARSTEYATDVAKMIQAPIFHVNGDDPEAVLFVTQLAVDYRMQYKRDVVIDLVCYRRRGHNEADEPNGTQPLMYQQIAKQRTTRELYADALVAAGVQSSDDVQAKIDDYRTALDNGQHVVKSLVKEPNKELFVDWRPYLGHAWTARHDTRFDLKTLQDLSAKLLEIPEGFLVQRQVAKILEDRQKMGAGGLPINWGFAETMAYATLLVEGHPIRMTGQDIGRGTFSHRHAVLHNQKDASTYVPLKNLYEGQPKFELYDSYLSEEAVLAFEYGYATTTPNALVIWEAQFGDFANGAQVVFDQFISSGEHKWGRLCGLTVLLPHGYEGQGPEHSSARLERYLQLCAEHNMQVCVPTTPAQVYHMLRRQVIRPLRKPLVVLTPKSLLRHKLAISTLEDLAEGSFQTVIGEIDSLDPKKVERMILCSGKVYYDLLEKRRAEGREDIAIIRIEQLYPFPEEDLAEALAPYKNLKHIVWCQEEPMNQGAWYCSQHHMRRVATAHKKGLFLEYAGREASAAPACGYASMHAEQQEKLLQDAFTV; from the coding sequence ATGCAAGAAAGCGTGATGCAGCGCATGTGGGACAGTGCCCACCTATCCGGTGGCAACGCTGCCTACGTGGAAGAGCTCTACGAGCTCTACCTGCACGATCCCAACGCTGTGCCAGAAGAATGGCGCACTTACTTCCAGAAGTTGCCGACCGACGGCAGCGCTGCAACGGACGTATCGCATTCGACCATTCGCGATCATTTCGTCCTGCTCGCCAAGAATTCGCGTCGTGCCCAGCCGGTTTCCGCCGGGGCCGTCAGCAGCGAGCACGAAAAGAAGCAGGTGGAAGTGCTGCGCCTGATCCAGGCCTACCGCATGCGTGGCCATCAGGCCGCCCAGCTCGACCCTCTGGGTCTGTGGGTGCGCACTGCGCCGTCTGATCTGTCGATCAATCACTACGGCCTGACCGACGCAGACCTGGACACCACGTTCCGTACCGGCGAGCTGTACATCGGCAAGGAAGAGGCAACGCTACGTGAAATCCGCGACGCGCTGCAGCAGACATATTGTCGCACCATCGGCGCCGAGTTCACCCACATCGTCGACTCCGGCCAGCGCAACTGGTTCGCCCAGCGCCTGGAGAGCGTGCGCGGTCGTCCGCAGTTCTCTCCCGAGGTGCGCGCCCACATCCTCGAGCGCGTCACCGCTGCCGAAGGCCTGGAGAAGTACCTGGGCACCAAGTACCCGGGCACCAAGCGTTTCGGTCTGGAAGGTGGCGAGAGTCTGATCCCGCTGCTGGACGAGATCATCCAGCGCTCGGGTTCCTACGGCACCAAGGAAGTGGTCATCGGCATGGCCCACCGCGGCCGTCTGAACGTTCTGGTCAACACCTTCGGCAAGAACCCGCGCGACCTGTTCGACGAGTTCGAAGGCAAGAAGACCGAAGGCCTGTCGTCCGGCGACGTGAAGTACCACCAGGGCTTCTCCTCCAACGTCATGACCCCGGGTGGCGAAGTGCACCTGGCGCTGGCGTTCAACCCCTCGCACCTGGAAATCGTTTCCCCGGTGGTCGAGGGTTCCGTGCGTGCCCGTCAGGATCGTCGCAACGACGCCACCGGCGACAAGGTGCTGCCGATTTCCATCCACGGTGACGCGGCATTCGCCGGTCAGGGCGTGGTCATGGAAACCTTCCAGATGTCGCAGACCCGTGGCTACAAGACGGGCGGCACCATCCACATCGTGATCAACAACCAGGTTGGCTTCACCACCAGCCGTCCGGAAGATGCGCGCTCGACCGAATACGCCACCGACGTGGCGAAGATGATCCAGGCGCCGATCTTCCACGTGAATGGCGATGATCCGGAAGCCGTGCTGTTCGTCACCCAGCTGGCCGTCGACTACCGCATGCAGTACAAGCGCGACGTGGTCATCGACCTGGTCTGCTACCGCCGCCGCGGCCACAACGAGGCCGACGAGCCGAACGGCACCCAGCCGCTGATGTATCAGCAGATCGCCAAGCAGCGCACCACCCGTGAGCTCTACGCCGACGCCCTGGTTGCCGCTGGCGTGCAGAGCAGCGACGACGTGCAGGCCAAGATCGACGACTACCGTACCGCGCTGGACAACGGCCAGCACGTGGTCAAGAGCCTGGTCAAGGAGCCGAACAAGGAGCTGTTCGTCGACTGGCGTCCGTATCTGGGCCACGCCTGGACCGCGCGTCACGACACCCGTTTCGATCTGAAGACCCTGCAGGATCTGTCCGCCAAGCTGCTGGAAATTCCGGAAGGCTTCCTGGTTCAGCGTCAGGTCGCGAAGATCCTCGAAGACCGTCAGAAGATGGGCGCGGGCGGCTTGCCGATCAACTGGGGCTTCGCCGAGACCATGGCTTACGCCACGCTGCTGGTCGAAGGTCACCCGATCCGCATGACCGGTCAGGACATCGGCCGCGGTACCTTCTCGCACCGTCATGCGGTGCTGCACAACCAGAAGGACGCCTCCACCTACGTTCCGCTGAAGAACCTGTACGAAGGTCAGCCGAAGTTCGAGCTGTACGATTCGTACCTCTCCGAGGAAGCGGTTCTGGCCTTCGAATACGGCTATGCCACCACCACGCCGAACGCGCTGGTGATCTGGGAAGCTCAGTTCGGCGACTTCGCCAACGGCGCCCAGGTGGTATTCGACCAGTTCATCTCCAGTGGCGAGCACAAGTGGGGCCGTCTCTGCGGTCTGACCGTTCTGCTGCCGCACGGCTATGAAGGGCAGGGGCCTGAGCACAGCTCGGCACGTCTGGAGCGCTATCTGCAGCTGTGCGCCGAGCACAACATGCAGGTCTGCGTACCGACCACGCCGGCGCAGGTCTACCACATGCTGCGTCGTCAGGTGATCCGTCCGCTGCGCAAGCCGCTGGTGGTGCTGACGCCGAAGTCGCTGCTGCGTCACAAGCTGGCCATCTCGACCCTGGAAGATCTGGCCGAAGGCTCCTTCCAGACCGTCATCGGCGAGATCGATTCGCTGGACCCGAAAAAGGTCGAGCGCATGATCCTGTGCAGCGGCAAGGTCTACTACGACCTGCTGGAGAAGCGTCGTGCCGAGGGTCGCGAGGACATCGCCATCATCCGTATCGAGCAGCTCTATCCGTTCCCGGAAGAGGATCTGGCCGAGGCACTGGCGCCGTACAAGAACCTCAAGCACATCGTCTGGTGTCAGGAAGAGCCGATGAACCAGGGCGCCTGGTACTGCAGTCAGCATCACATGCGTCGCGTCGCCACTGCGCACAAGAAGGGCCTGTTCCTCGAATACGCGGGCCGTGAGGCTTCGGCTGCGCCGGCTTGCGGTTATGCCTCGATGCATGCCGAGCAGCAGGAAAAACTGCTGCAGGACGCCTTTACTGTTTAA
- the sdhC gene encoding succinate dehydrogenase, cytochrome b556 subunit, which produces MIKAVNSQRPVNLDLRTIKLPITAYTSILHRISGVILFVGIAILLFGLDKSLTSEEGFAQVKECLTSPLAKFVIWGLLSALLYHLVAGVRHLIMDMGIGETLEGGKLGSKIVIAVAAIVIVLLGVWIW; this is translated from the coding sequence GTGATAAAAGCCGTGAATAGCCAACGACCTGTAAACCTAGACCTTAGGACTATCAAGCTCCCGATCACCGCTTACACGTCCATTCTTCACCGTATCTCCGGTGTCATCCTCTTTGTCGGTATCGCCATCCTGCTGTTCGGCCTCGACAAGTCGCTGACCTCCGAAGAGGGCTTCGCCCAGGTGAAGGAATGCCTGACCAGCCCGCTGGCCAAGTTCGTGATCTGGGGTCTGCTGTCCGCTCTGCTGTACCACCTGGTGGCCGGTGTGCGCCATCTGATCATGGACATGGGCATCGGTGAGACGCTGGAAGGCGGCAAGCTGGGCTCGAAAATCGTCATCGCCGTCGCGGCGATCGTGATCGTGCTGCTGGGGGTGTGGATATGGTAA